From the genome of Papaver somniferum cultivar HN1 chromosome 2, ASM357369v1, whole genome shotgun sequence, one region includes:
- the LOC113352468 gene encoding uncharacterized protein LOC113352468, translating to MSPFLALYGYQPPHLVFPILTPTSLETVEDYLQERYLILQLLKHDIYKAQSRMKFFAYQKRSDKEFAVGDMVFLKLQPYRQTLVAIRKNFKLSSKYFGPFEILQRIGAVAYKLKLLVGSRIHPIFHVSQFKKKIGLTVTTFPQLPLVDHNGHFVIEPVALL from the coding sequence ATGTCTCCATTTCTGGCACTTTATGGGTACCAACCTCCTCACTTGGTATTTCCAATTCTAACTCCTACTTCTTTGGAAACTGTTGAAGATTACTTGCAGGAAAGATATCTTATACTACAACTACTCAAACATGATATTTATAAAGCACAGAGCAGGATGAAGTTCTTCGCATATCAGAAACGCTCAGACAAGGAATTTGCAGTGGGTGACATGGTGTTTCTGAAGCTTCAACCTTATAGGCAGACTTTAGTTGCTATTCGGAAGAACTTCAAGCTTTCTTCTAAATATTTTGGGCCATTTGAGATTCTTCAGCGCATTGGTGCTGTTGCTTACAAGTTAAAACTGCTAGTGGGTTCTCGCATTCACCCTATATTTCATGTTTCACAGTTTAAAAAGAAGATTGGTCTTACTGTAACTACTTTTCCTCAACTACCACTTGTTGATCATAATGGACATTTTGTTATTGAACCAGTAGCTCTCTTATAG